One genomic region from Streptomyces venezuelae encodes:
- a CDS encoding class I SAM-dependent methyltransferase — translation MEKDERLLHSSSFGAAAAAYAAHRPDYAQAAVRWALAAAPGVRVLDLGAGTGKLTATLVALDVDVVAVEPDSAMLAELRRAAPTVRALPGSAESIPLPDASFDAVLAGNAMHWFDMAVAGPEIARVLVPGGVLAGLWNVMDDQVEWVAGLASVSGSAAVGPRDTPAAWRAETADMHLPKGGEEARFGSPEQAEFPHGQRRTADSLVATLATRAGMLVMPDPEREAALARIRTYLASRPETADGEFTLPMLTAALRVRRLGETPTSGD, via the coding sequence GTGGAAAAGGATGAACGGCTCCTTCACAGCTCGTCGTTCGGAGCGGCGGCAGCCGCGTACGCCGCGCACCGCCCCGACTACGCGCAGGCCGCGGTCCGCTGGGCGCTGGCGGCCGCGCCGGGGGTGCGGGTGCTCGACCTCGGTGCCGGAACAGGCAAGCTGACCGCCACGCTGGTCGCGCTGGACGTCGACGTCGTCGCGGTCGAGCCCGACTCGGCGATGCTGGCCGAACTCCGCCGCGCGGCGCCGACCGTCCGTGCCCTGCCGGGCAGCGCCGAGTCGATCCCGCTGCCGGACGCGTCCTTCGACGCCGTACTGGCCGGGAACGCCATGCACTGGTTCGACATGGCCGTCGCGGGGCCGGAGATCGCCAGGGTCCTCGTGCCCGGCGGGGTTCTGGCCGGCCTGTGGAACGTCATGGACGACCAGGTCGAGTGGGTCGCCGGGCTCGCGTCGGTCAGCGGGAGCGCGGCCGTCGGCCCGCGTGACACGCCGGCCGCCTGGCGCGCCGAGACGGCGGACATGCACCTCCCCAAGGGCGGCGAGGAAGCCCGGTTCGGCTCGCCCGAGCAGGCCGAGTTCCCGCACGGGCAGCGCCGTACCGCCGACTCCCTCGTCGCGACCCTCGCGACGCGCGCGGGCATGCTCGTCATGCCGGACCCGGAACGCGAGGCCGCGCTCGCCCGCATCCGCACGTACCTCGCGAGCCGCCCGGAGACCGCCGACGGCGAGTTCACCCTCCCGATGCTGACCGCCGCACTGCGCGTGCGGCGGCTGGGCGAGACGCCGACCAGCGGGGACTGA
- a CDS encoding HD domain-containing protein: MADETANAQGTAGFIFEMGVLKNAKRTGWWFTGNNNPESIAEHSFRVGVIGAVLAMMEGVDPAKVALMCLFHDTQETRIGDIPHIGRRYIDAATNQTVTADQVSAAHPAVKAGVQRVVDEYEANDTPEAIVAKDADKLECLVQAVEYRAQGNTLVQDWIDTSLNSLKTASAQALAEAALTMSPLEWRKTFLS, from the coding sequence ATGGCAGACGAGACGGCAAACGCCCAGGGCACCGCCGGGTTCATCTTCGAGATGGGGGTGCTCAAGAACGCCAAGCGCACCGGATGGTGGTTCACCGGGAACAACAACCCCGAGTCGATCGCCGAGCACTCGTTCCGCGTTGGTGTTATTGGGGCCGTGCTCGCCATGATGGAGGGTGTGGACCCGGCCAAAGTCGCTTTGATGTGTCTCTTCCACGACACGCAGGAGACCAGGATCGGGGATATCCCGCACATCGGCCGCCGCTATATCGACGCCGCGACGAACCAGACGGTCACCGCGGATCAGGTGTCCGCCGCGCATCCGGCGGTGAAGGCCGGGGTCCAGCGGGTCGTGGATGAGTACGAGGCCAACGACACCCCTGAGGCGATCGTCGCCAAGGACGCGGACAAGCTGGAGTGCCTCGTGCAGGCCGTGGAGTACCGGGCGCAGGGCAACACGCTGGTCCAGGACTGGATCGACACCTCCCTGAACAGTCTCAAGACGGCGTCCGCGCAGGCTCTCGCCGAGGCCGCGCTCACCATGTCGCCGCTGGAGTGGCGCAAGACGTTCCTGAGCTGA
- the tgmA gene encoding putative ATP-grasp-modified RiPP, translated as MFHHTDRLPTGTPLPMGRVTAAPWGVQRMAPYPAMAPAYARAEIDPGTQTARYFDAAGQVMEMPGHGTSTGTNPATNTGNPSDGSSGGGTGGGDSDTGNDTDQ; from the coding sequence GTGTTCCACCACACCGACCGACTCCCGACCGGTACGCCCCTGCCCATGGGCAGGGTCACCGCCGCGCCCTGGGGCGTTCAGCGCATGGCCCCGTACCCGGCCATGGCCCCCGCCTACGCCCGGGCCGAGATCGACCCGGGGACCCAGACCGCCCGCTACTTCGACGCCGCCGGCCAGGTCATGGAGATGCCCGGACACGGCACCAGTACCGGTACCAACCCGGCTACGAACACCGGCAATCCGTCCGACGGGTCCAGCGGTGGCGGCACGGGCGGCGGGGACAGCGACACGGGGAACGACACCGACCAGTGA
- the tgmB gene encoding ATP-grasp ribosomal peptide maturase, with translation MTDIGPVLVVTMIDDPTADLVIGELHDRGVPVVRLDSGDFPATLSFAATLTPHGIEGTLSTPTRTADLSRVRSLYYRRPSGFTFTHLDEQNARFAVTQARYGLGGVLASLPDCLYVNHPHRIGDAEFKPSGLAAAVRCGFRVPPTLVTSEPEAARAFVRIHGPAIYKPLSTPLYRIAGVSCTVEVGEVTVDQIDERVAGTAHLFQHRVDKVADVRVTVIGRKVFGVRIDSGLLDWRTDYDRLTYTVVEPPPGITDALHRYLDHFGLVFGAFDFAVDHAAAWWFLECNPSGQWAWMEPETGLPMVAAMADLLERKTA, from the coding sequence GTGACCGACATCGGCCCGGTGCTGGTCGTCACCATGATCGACGACCCCACGGCCGACCTGGTGATCGGCGAGCTGCACGACCGGGGCGTCCCGGTCGTGCGGCTCGACTCCGGGGACTTCCCCGCCACCCTGTCGTTCGCGGCCACGCTCACGCCTCACGGCATCGAAGGAACGCTGTCCACGCCCACCCGGACCGCCGACCTGTCCCGCGTACGGTCGCTGTACTACCGGCGCCCGTCCGGCTTCACCTTCACCCACCTCGACGAGCAGAACGCCCGCTTCGCCGTCACCCAGGCCCGCTACGGCCTCGGCGGCGTCCTGGCCTCGCTCCCCGACTGCCTGTACGTGAACCACCCCCATCGCATCGGGGACGCCGAGTTCAAGCCCTCCGGTCTCGCCGCCGCCGTCCGATGCGGCTTCCGGGTCCCGCCGACCCTGGTCACCTCGGAGCCCGAGGCCGCCCGCGCGTTCGTCAGGATCCATGGGCCCGCCATCTACAAACCGCTGTCGACGCCCCTCTACCGAATCGCCGGGGTGTCCTGCACGGTCGAGGTCGGCGAGGTCACCGTGGACCAGATCGACGAGCGGGTGGCGGGCACCGCCCACCTGTTCCAGCACCGGGTCGACAAGGTCGCCGACGTCCGCGTGACGGTCATCGGCCGGAAGGTGTTCGGCGTACGGATCGACTCCGGACTGCTCGACTGGCGAACGGACTACGACCGGCTCACCTACACCGTCGTCGAACCACCGCCCGGGATCACCGACGCCCTGCACCGCTACCTGGACCACTTCGGGCTGGTCTTCGGCGCATTCGACTTCGCGGTGGACCATGCGGCGGCATGGTGGTTCCTCGAATGCAATCCGTCCGGCCAGTGGGCGTGGATGGAACCGGAAACCGGACTGCCCATGGTCGCGGCCATGGCCGACCTCCTGGAGCGGAAGACGGCATGA
- the tgmC gene encoding ATP-grasp peptide maturase system methyltransferase, protein MSDDEALREAMADRLAAGGHLRSPRWRQAVLDTPRHEFLRGGYFRRVDSNGLTGWEPVLPGDPDWLPSTYTDDSLVTQVAGTIAPRDIQGRILRSPTSSSTMPSLVVRMLEELQVDDGMRVLEIGTGTGYSTALLCHRLGDGLVTSIEVDADVSTQARTALGAVGHLPRLVVGDGLAGDPGGGPYDRIVATCGVLGIPPAWLAQTRPGGRILATVCGWMYSSELARLTVDDDGTAHGGLLGGRISFMLARPHLPPPLGTLPDLADGEEREAVIGPDTLEDWTARFVAQLAAPRAQLVRMSLDDGEPRSVLLDVDAGSWAALHRDGGRWIVRQGGPDRMWDRIEDHVAHWQRNGSPDLDRFRITVTPDAQAVTWPN, encoded by the coding sequence ATGAGCGACGACGAAGCCCTCCGCGAGGCCATGGCCGACCGGCTGGCGGCCGGCGGCCACCTGCGTTCGCCCCGGTGGCGTCAGGCGGTGCTCGACACGCCCCGCCACGAGTTCCTCCGCGGCGGCTACTTCCGGCGGGTGGACAGCAACGGCCTCACCGGGTGGGAACCGGTCCTGCCAGGCGACCCGGACTGGCTCCCCTCCACGTACACCGACGACTCGCTCGTGACCCAGGTCGCCGGAACCATCGCCCCCCGCGACATCCAAGGACGGATCCTCCGGTCCCCGACCAGCTCCAGCACCATGCCGAGCCTCGTCGTCCGGATGCTCGAAGAGCTCCAGGTCGACGACGGAATGCGCGTCCTGGAGATCGGCACCGGCACGGGCTACTCGACCGCCCTCCTCTGTCACCGACTCGGCGACGGCCTCGTGACCTCGATCGAGGTCGACGCGGACGTGTCCACGCAGGCCCGCACAGCCCTCGGTGCCGTCGGCCACCTGCCCCGGCTGGTCGTCGGGGACGGCCTCGCCGGGGACCCTGGCGGCGGACCGTACGACCGGATCGTGGCGACCTGCGGCGTCCTGGGAATCCCGCCGGCCTGGCTCGCCCAGACCAGGCCCGGTGGCCGGATCCTCGCCACCGTGTGCGGATGGATGTACTCCTCCGAACTCGCCCGCCTCACCGTCGATGACGACGGCACCGCCCACGGCGGGCTCCTGGGCGGGCGGATCTCCTTCATGCTCGCCCGCCCCCACCTCCCGCCGCCCCTCGGGACGCTGCCCGACCTCGCCGACGGCGAGGAACGCGAGGCCGTTATCGGCCCCGACACCCTGGAGGACTGGACCGCCCGGTTCGTCGCCCAACTCGCCGCGCCTCGCGCTCAGCTCGTCCGGATGTCCCTCGACGACGGCGAACCGCGTTCCGTGCTCCTGGACGTCGACGCCGGGTCATGGGCGGCCCTTCACCGAGACGGTGGTCGCTGGATCGTCCGCCAAGGCGGTCCGGACCGAATGTGGGATCGGATCGAGGACCACGTGGCCCACTGGCAGCGGAACGGATCACCGGACCTCGACCGCTTCCGGATCACCGTGACGCCTGACGCGCAGGCGGTCACCTGGCCGAACTGA
- a CDS encoding VOC family protein — protein sequence MAKEFQVTYDCADPGMVAAFWAEVLGYRFQPPPEGFTDWAAITDPDGKGPRMYFQTVPEGKTVKNRLHLDVRSAPGLTGDERMDALEVEAARLEGLGAKRLYRLESDSENEGIIVMGDPEGNEFCLD from the coding sequence ATGGCAAAGGAATTTCAGGTGACGTACGACTGTGCCGATCCGGGCATGGTCGCGGCCTTCTGGGCCGAGGTGCTGGGCTACCGCTTCCAGCCCCCGCCGGAGGGCTTCACCGACTGGGCGGCCATCACGGATCCGGACGGCAAGGGGCCGCGGATGTACTTCCAGACGGTCCCCGAGGGCAAGACGGTGAAGAACCGTCTGCACCTGGACGTGCGCTCGGCCCCCGGTCTGACCGGCGACGAGCGGATGGACGCGCTGGAGGTGGAGGCCGCCAGGCTGGAGGGGCTGGGGGCCAAGCGGCTGTACCGGCTCGAATCCGACAGCGAGAACGAGGGGATCATCGTGATGGGCGACCCCGAGGGGAACGAGTTCTGCCTGGACTGA
- a CDS encoding sacsin N-terminal ATP-binding-like domain-containing protein encodes MESDVSVSVRTTTDGTDPFGTARLRRGVLDAWGASPARFREDANAEEDLALGGYRDRLVVELAQNAADAAHRAGVTGRLRLTLHPADHEGPAVLAAANTGAPLDATGAESLSTLRASAKREQGAGAVGRFGVGFAAVLAVSDEPAVLGRHGGVRWSLAEARELAAESARYSPGLGDELRRRDGHVPLLRLPLPAEGTAPDGYDTVVVLPLRDSAAQDLAERLLASVDDALLLTLPGLAEIVVETAEGVRTLRRSEDDGYVRIDDTATGTHRWRTVSHAGPLDAELLKDRPVEERLRPHWSVTWAVPVDGEGAPRHPGTEPVVHAPTPTDEPLGIPALLIASLPLDTARRHPAPGPLTDFLVQRAADAYAELLADWHPVTTATLDLVPGPLGKGPLDGALREAILDRLPRVAFLAPAAPTEELPALRPIEAEVAEGAGADTVDVLAEVFPTLLPAGLERRPELRTLGVGRVPLTEAIDRLAGVDRAPTWWWRLYDSLAGVDPDRLTGLPVPLADDAEALRVRTTIGPRQVLLPQDRTPAELTRLGLKVAHPEAAHPLLEKLGALPATPRAVLTTPQVRAAVAASLDAGEIWDEDADTLDAEELADTVLALVRDAELDPGDEPWLGALALPDEDGELSPAGELVLPGSAFAAVMREDELPFVDAELAARWGERPLAACGVLSNFALVRATDLVLDPDEVEPREGDYPEPDDAGLLDAVDVWCEDVLDRLPESPVPPVATEIVAVRDLDLVDDEAWPQALALLAQPPLRDALTQPVRILLPDGTTETVRSYTAWWLRDHPVLDGRRPAGLRAEGSDPLLAGLYDSADATGFDDEQVLRALGVRTSVAALLEEPGGAAELLTRLADPEREVTAPQLHALYTALADLDPEQVTLPDELRAVVDGELVVVDAAEALVADAPDLLPLTGDTPLLPVAPSRAADLAELFQVRRLSEAFEAEVTTVGEEHEVPPSVHALLGPSTPSSYIEHEELRAAGVELDWRVTPDGVLHAATLEGVAAGLAWSAGQWPRRFEVAALLEDPSRTAELARDRWFD; translated from the coding sequence GTGGAGTCAGACGTGAGCGTCAGCGTCCGGACGACGACCGACGGAACCGATCCCTTCGGCACCGCACGGCTGCGGCGGGGAGTGCTCGACGCCTGGGGCGCCTCGCCCGCCCGGTTCCGGGAGGACGCCAACGCCGAGGAGGACCTCGCGCTCGGCGGCTACCGCGACCGGCTCGTCGTCGAGCTCGCCCAGAACGCCGCCGACGCCGCCCACCGCGCCGGTGTCACGGGCCGCCTCCGCCTCACCCTCCACCCCGCGGACCACGAGGGCCCCGCAGTCCTGGCCGCCGCCAACACCGGCGCGCCGCTGGACGCCACGGGCGCCGAGTCGCTGTCCACGCTCCGCGCCTCCGCCAAGCGGGAGCAAGGCGCCGGCGCCGTCGGCCGCTTCGGCGTCGGCTTCGCCGCCGTTCTCGCCGTCTCCGACGAGCCGGCCGTCCTCGGCCGCCACGGCGGCGTCCGCTGGTCCCTCGCGGAGGCCCGCGAACTGGCCGCCGAGTCCGCCCGGTACAGCCCGGGCCTGGGCGACGAACTCCGCCGCCGGGACGGCCACGTACCCCTCCTGCGTCTCCCGCTGCCCGCCGAGGGCACCGCGCCCGACGGCTACGACACGGTCGTCGTCCTCCCGCTGCGGGACTCCGCGGCCCAGGACCTCGCCGAGCGTCTCCTCGCATCGGTGGACGACGCCCTGCTCCTCACGCTCCCCGGCCTCGCGGAGATCGTCGTCGAGACGGCCGAAGGGGTACGGACCCTCCGCCGCTCCGAGGACGACGGCTATGTCCGCATCGACGACACCGCGACCGGCACCCACCGCTGGCGGACCGTCTCCCACGCCGGGCCCCTCGACGCCGAACTCCTCAAGGACCGCCCGGTGGAGGAGCGCCTCCGCCCGCACTGGTCCGTGACCTGGGCCGTACCCGTCGACGGCGAGGGCGCCCCGCGTCACCCCGGCACGGAACCCGTCGTCCACGCCCCCACCCCCACCGACGAGCCCCTCGGCATCCCCGCCCTGCTCATCGCCTCCCTGCCGCTGGACACCGCGCGGCGCCACCCGGCGCCCGGCCCGCTCACCGACTTCCTGGTGCAGCGCGCGGCCGACGCGTACGCCGAACTCCTCGCCGACTGGCACCCGGTGACGACCGCGACCCTCGACCTCGTGCCCGGCCCGCTCGGCAAGGGGCCGCTCGACGGGGCACTGCGCGAGGCGATCCTCGACCGGCTGCCGAGGGTCGCGTTCCTGGCACCGGCCGCCCCGACCGAGGAGCTGCCCGCGCTCCGCCCCATCGAGGCCGAGGTCGCGGAGGGCGCGGGTGCGGACACGGTCGACGTCCTCGCGGAGGTCTTCCCGACGCTCCTCCCGGCGGGCCTGGAGCGCCGCCCCGAGCTCCGCACCCTCGGCGTGGGCCGGGTCCCCCTCACCGAGGCCATCGACCGCCTCGCCGGGGTCGACAGGGCTCCGACGTGGTGGTGGCGGCTCTACGACTCCCTCGCCGGCGTCGACCCGGACCGCCTGACCGGCCTTCCGGTGCCGCTCGCGGACGACGCCGAGGCCCTCCGCGTCCGCACGACGATCGGCCCCCGCCAGGTCCTCCTCCCGCAGGACAGGACCCCCGCCGAGCTGACCCGGCTCGGCCTGAAGGTGGCGCACCCGGAAGCGGCGCACCCGCTCCTGGAGAAGCTGGGCGCCCTGCCCGCCACGCCCCGCGCGGTCCTGACGACCCCGCAGGTGCGGGCGGCGGTCGCGGCCTCCCTCGACGCGGGGGAGATCTGGGACGAGGACGCCGACACGCTCGACGCGGAGGAACTGGCCGACACGGTCCTCGCCCTGGTCCGGGACGCCGAACTCGACCCGGGCGACGAGCCCTGGCTCGGCGCGCTCGCTCTCCCCGATGAGGACGGCGAACTCTCCCCGGCGGGCGAGCTGGTGCTCCCGGGGTCGGCCTTCGCGGCGGTGATGCGCGAGGACGAACTGCCCTTCGTGGACGCCGAACTCGCCGCCCGCTGGGGTGAACGCCCCCTGGCGGCCTGCGGAGTCCTGTCCAACTTCGCCCTGGTCCGGGCGACGGACCTGGTCCTCGACCCGGACGAGGTCGAGCCGCGGGAGGGTGACTACCCGGAGCCGGACGACGCCGGGCTCCTCGACGCGGTCGACGTGTGGTGCGAGGACGTCCTGGACCGCCTGCCGGAGTCGCCGGTGCCGCCGGTGGCGACGGAGATCGTGGCGGTACGGGACCTGGACCTGGTCGACGACGAGGCCTGGCCGCAGGCCCTCGCCCTGCTGGCGCAGCCCCCGCTCCGGGACGCGCTCACCCAGCCCGTGCGGATCCTCCTGCCCGACGGGACGACGGAGACGGTCCGCTCGTACACGGCGTGGTGGCTCCGGGACCACCCGGTCCTGGACGGCCGCCGCCCGGCGGGCCTCCGGGCCGAGGGCTCGGACCCCCTCCTCGCCGGCCTGTACGACTCCGCCGACGCGACCGGCTTCGACGACGAGCAGGTCCTGCGGGCGCTGGGCGTCCGCACGTCGGTGGCGGCGCTGCTGGAGGAACCGGGAGGCGCGGCGGAACTCCTGACCCGCCTGGCGGACCCGGAGCGCGAGGTCACGGCCCCCCAACTCCACGCCCTCTACACGGCGCTGGCGGACCTGGACCCGGAGCAGGTGACGCTCCCGGACGAGCTGCGCGCGGTGGTGGACGGGGAACTGGTCGTCGTGGACGCGGCGGAAGCCCTGGTGGCGGACGCCCCGGACCTCCTCCCGCTCACCGGCGACACCCCGCTCCTGCCCGTGGCCCCGTCCCGCGCGGCCGACCTGGCGGAACTGTTCCAGGTCCGCCGCCTGAGCGAGGCGTTCGAGGCCGAAGTGACGACGGTCGGCGAGGAACACGAGGTTCCGCCCTCGGTCCACGCCCTTCTGGGCCCGTCGACCCCGTCCTCGTACATCGAGCACGAGGAACTCCGCGCGGCGGGCGTGGAACTGGACTGGCGCGTCACCCCCGACGGCGTACTCCACGCCGCGACCCTGGAGGGCGTGGCGGCGGGCCTGGCCTGGTCGGCGGGCCAGTGGCCGCGCCGCTTCGAGGTGGCGGCCCTCCTGGAGGACCCGTCCCGCACGGCGGAACTGGCGCGGGACCGCTGGTTCGACTGA
- a CDS encoding DUF3027 domain-containing protein — MSAATTRSGAPRTPRATRTPDRLCVEAVDLAREAAEEAAAPGIVGPHVEVVAEGDRVVTHFFECREPGYRGWRWAVTVTRASRAKNVTLDETVLLPGADALLAPEWVPWSERLRPGDMGPGDLLPTEQDDLRLEPGYSGEDAPPPNSAVSEELADHLDAEDAEIVSRTPSRGAIASVAEELGMRRARVLSRYGLHVAADRWDESFGAKTPMAQAAPASCESCAFLVPLAGSLKQAFGVCANEFSPADGRVVSLAYGCGGHSEAAVMPKPPRPAPPVLDSMAADVFPLRPAKDSGSTTEPDDSSEDLGHS; from the coding sequence GTGAGTGCTGCGACGACGCGAAGCGGTGCCCCGCGTACCCCGCGAGCCACGCGTACCCCCGACCGCCTGTGCGTCGAGGCGGTAGACCTCGCGCGGGAGGCCGCCGAGGAGGCGGCCGCGCCCGGCATCGTCGGCCCACACGTCGAGGTCGTCGCGGAGGGCGACCGGGTCGTCACGCACTTCTTCGAGTGCCGGGAGCCGGGCTACCGCGGCTGGCGCTGGGCGGTGACGGTCACCCGCGCCTCCCGCGCCAAGAACGTCACGCTTGACGAAACCGTCCTGCTGCCCGGTGCCGACGCCCTCCTCGCCCCCGAATGGGTGCCGTGGAGCGAGCGCCTGCGCCCCGGCGACATGGGCCCGGGCGACCTGCTGCCGACCGAGCAGGACGACCTGCGTCTGGAGCCCGGGTACTCGGGCGAGGACGCGCCGCCGCCGAACTCGGCGGTCTCGGAGGAGCTGGCGGACCACCTCGACGCCGAGGACGCCGAGATCGTCTCCCGTACGCCCTCCCGGGGTGCGATCGCCTCGGTCGCCGAGGAGCTCGGCATGCGCCGGGCCCGGGTCCTGTCCCGGTACGGGCTGCACGTGGCCGCGGACCGCTGGGACGAGAGCTTCGGCGCCAAGACGCCGATGGCGCAGGCGGCGCCCGCGTCCTGTGAGTCCTGTGCGTTCCTGGTGCCGCTCGCCGGCTCCCTGAAGCAGGCGTTCGGCGTGTGCGCCAACGAGTTCTCCCCGGCGGACGGCCGGGTCGTCTCCCTCGCGTACGGCTGCGGGGGCCACTCGGAGGCCGCGGTCATGCCGAAGCCCCCGCGCCCGGCGCCCCCGGTCCTCGACTCGATGGCCGCGGACGTCTTCCCGCTCCGCCCGGCCAAGGACTCCGGCTCGACGACGGAGCCCGACGACTCCTCCGAGGACCTGGGCCACTCGTAG
- a CDS encoding MFS transporter produces MAAARSPARSEDHAGPLRRAGRSVGRALHLPFTGTARGIRKATHAHGAGESGLGKLIELHAVNGAGDVMITVALASTVFFSVPTDEARGRVALYLAVTMLPFTLLAPVIGPLLDRIPHGRRAAMAGAMLTRAVLAIMMSGAVATGGLELYPAALGVLVASKAYGVVRSAVVPRLLPPKFSLVKANSRVTLAGLLATGIAAPIGAGLQTIGPRYPLYGACALFLLGTFWALRMPHKVDSAKGERRAHLLTHGEKKPSLRTVGPSVLHGLEANAAQRMLSGFLIFFLAFLLRDHPLSGQSAAVSLAIVGVAAGVGNACGTAAGSLLRDRGHGPEVIIATMITVVCGTAICAAIFFGGLMVAVLGAVAGLTQALSKLSLDALIQRDVPESVRTSAFARSETALQMAWVVGGGIGIALPLNGQLGMAVAAGILALGALLAVRGLLAAARRNPGPPGPQGRHKARVA; encoded by the coding sequence GTGGCAGCCGCACGGTCTCCCGCACGATCCGAAGATCATGCCGGACCGCTCCGCCGAGCGGGCCGGTCGGTCGGACGCGCCCTGCACCTGCCCTTCACCGGGACCGCGAGAGGCATCCGCAAAGCCACCCACGCCCACGGCGCGGGCGAGTCGGGACTCGGCAAACTGATCGAGCTCCACGCCGTGAACGGCGCCGGGGACGTCATGATCACCGTCGCCCTCGCGTCGACGGTCTTCTTCTCGGTGCCCACGGACGAGGCCCGCGGCCGCGTCGCCCTCTACCTCGCCGTCACGATGTTGCCCTTCACGCTCCTCGCCCCCGTGATCGGCCCGCTCCTGGACCGCATCCCGCACGGCAGGCGCGCGGCCATGGCGGGCGCGATGCTGACCCGCGCCGTCCTCGCGATCATGATGTCGGGCGCGGTCGCCACCGGCGGCCTGGAGCTGTACCCGGCGGCGCTGGGCGTCCTGGTCGCCTCGAAGGCGTACGGGGTGGTGCGCAGCGCGGTCGTCCCGCGCCTGCTCCCACCCAAGTTCTCGCTCGTGAAGGCGAACTCCCGGGTCACCCTCGCGGGACTGCTCGCCACCGGCATCGCCGCGCCCATCGGGGCGGGGCTCCAGACGATCGGGCCGCGCTATCCGCTGTACGGGGCGTGCGCGCTGTTCCTGCTCGGGACGTTCTGGGCGCTCCGGATGCCGCACAAGGTGGACTCGGCGAAGGGTGAACGGCGGGCGCACCTGCTGACGCACGGCGAGAAGAAGCCGAGCCTGCGGACGGTCGGCCCGTCCGTCCTGCACGGCCTGGAGGCGAACGCGGCGCAGCGCATGCTGTCGGGTTTCCTGATCTTCTTCCTGGCGTTCCTGCTGCGCGATCATCCGCTGTCGGGGCAGAGCGCCGCCGTCTCCCTGGCGATCGTGGGCGTCGCGGCGGGCGTCGGGAACGCGTGCGGCACGGCCGCCGGCTCGCTCCTGCGCGACCGGGGCCACGGGCCCGAGGTGATCATCGCCACGATGATCACCGTGGTGTGCGGTACGGCGATCTGCGCGGCCATCTTCTTCGGCGGCCTGATGGTCGCCGTCCTCGGCGCGGTCGCGGGCCTCACGCAGGCCCTGTCGAAGCTGTCCCTGGACGCCCTGATCCAGCGGGACGTGCCCGAGTCGGTGCGGACCTCCGCGTTCGCCCGCTCGGAGACGGCGCTGCAGATGGCGTGGGTGGTGGGCGGCGGGATCGGCATCGCGCTGCCGCTGAACGGACAGCTGGGCATGGCCGTGGCGGCCGGGATCCTGGCACTGGGCGCGCTCCTCGCCGTCCGCGGCCTGCTCGCCGCCGCCCGCCGGAACCCGGGTCCGCCGGGCCCGCAGGGCCGGCACAAGGCGCGAGTGGCGTAG
- a CDS encoding DUF2771 domain-containing protein produces MTVAFFSGSRRRAAVALGAVSAGLLVLSACDKPTPIATVTVGSDSIHSEAACYNDGDAIKESQIQQCLNKKAEKSITVAMDDKIRFGVDPEIADNGWTIFLGGQQAEPEPYKKTYRTIPASAFFSSQTTGEATDNTQVTIVENTGKKLTGIWHFQLKKES; encoded by the coding sequence ATGACCGTTGCGTTCTTCTCCGGCTCGCGCCGCCGGGCCGCCGTCGCCCTCGGGGCCGTCTCCGCCGGGCTCCTCGTTCTCTCCGCCTGCGACAAGCCGACTCCGATCGCGACCGTCACGGTCGGGTCCGACTCGATCCACTCCGAGGCCGCCTGCTACAACGACGGCGACGCCATCAAGGAGTCGCAGATCCAGCAGTGCCTCAACAAGAAGGCCGAGAAGTCCATCACCGTGGCGATGGACGACAAGATCCGCTTCGGGGTCGACCCCGAGATCGCGGACAACGGCTGGACGATCTTCCTCGGCGGCCAGCAGGCCGAACCCGAGCCGTACAAGAAGACGTACCGGACCATTCCGGCCAGCGCCTTCTTCTCCAGCCAGACGACCGGCGAGGCCACCGACAACACCCAGGTGACCATCGTCGAGAACACCGGCAAGAAGCTCACCGGCATCTGGCACTTCCAGCTGAAGAAGGAATCCTGA